In Tenrec ecaudatus isolate mTenEca1 chromosome 5, mTenEca1.hap1, whole genome shotgun sequence, the following are encoded in one genomic region:
- the RAB43 gene encoding ras-related protein Rab-43 encodes MAGPGPGPGDPDEQYDFLFKLVLVGDASVGKTCVVQRFKTGAFTERQGSTIGVDFTMKTLEIQGKRVKLQIWDTAGQERFRTITQSYYRSANGAILAYDITKRSSFLSVPHWIEDVRKYAGSNIVQLLIGNKSDLEELREVPLAEAQSLAEHYDILCAIETSAKDSSNVEEAFLRVATELIMRHGGHMFSEKSTDHIQLDSKDVSESWGCGC; translated from the exons ATGGCGGGGCCGGGCCCGGGCCCTGGGGACCCAGACGAGCAGTACGATTTCCTGTTCAAGCTGGTGCTGGTGGGGGACGCGAGCGTGGGCAAGACGTGTGTGGTGCAGCGCTTCAAGACGGGCGCCTTCACGGAGCGCCAAGGCAGCACCATCGGCGTCGACTTCACCATGAAGACGTTGGAGATCCAGGGCAAGCGAGTCAAG CTGCAGATTTGGGACACGGCCGGCCAGGAGAGGTTCCGCACAATCACGCAGAGTTACTACCGCAGTGCCAACGGGGCCATCCTCGCGTACGACATTACCAAGAGGAGCTCCTTCCTTTCCGTGCCTCACTGGATCGAGGATGTGAGGAAGTACGCAGGCTCCAACATTGTACAGCTGCTGATAG GGAACAAGTCGGACCTCGAGGAGCTCCGGGAGGTGCCGCTGGCTGAGGCACAGAGCCTGGCCGAGCACTATGACATCTTGTGTGCCATCGAGACGTCGGCCAAGGACTCGAGCAACGTGGAGGAGGCTTTCCTCCGGGTGGCCACGGAGCTCATCATGCGGCACGGCGGCCACATGTTCAGCGAGAAGAGCACCGACCACATCCAGCTGGACAGCAAGGATGTCTCGGAGAGCTGGGGCTGCGGGTGCTGA